A stretch of Oncorhynchus mykiss isolate Arlee chromosome 12, USDA_OmykA_1.1, whole genome shotgun sequence DNA encodes these proteins:
- the LOC110537126 gene encoding FYN-binding protein 1 isoform X4, producing MDNKSDVKAIMARFNTGGNATEGISSEGPKATVHPTLSSGPPIQPKKHALETSLSGSAASTAPKPNFLKSTISTKSAPEVRDFPKIKVIPSKFGNTQEDSKPSFVKQYPYKLKPPGPEISQDAEVKSPLPKLPLQKPSLSLTSSDTKSAFPKPPLGVAKPSWVKDSSPKPDDSGGTSNSIPPKIPPSKKNIISIAKMSLQTEDSVDGAVDSTTKPLGAASILKPSNFRTAQNMSNRGDTLSENGVKEITKLPLTSSDSCLPIPTASKTPSFIKKPLGPSSPVVGVSNSSPPPPKLNPMPNFLAIGTAPAKPNRPPRVTLDKFKKGTEASTDGPAGLKKGSVPPNPASHPSNHMAPPLPSHPMALSLPPRPPEAIIQPDPDENYDDVGLMNNPPPPPSGGHPSQKTKDSESDEMYEDLDERWGAVESKEQEKKREREEKKRQVERKEQKERERKEQEAKRKFKLTGPLKVIHRVQARVDSKGSKMDLGLKQGESIDIMRVLDNPEGRWLGRSQDGSYGYVKTESVEIDFDTLKRQGVSISSHMEHEPEVYDDVAFQNDLSSGIKSAGMVLPSPPDEDSDIYDDLDDSSFNVRVSPPSQFDQTGNTVSDSDIYDDVDTTNFHLPPPISSLPLSKTKGKAEDKYLKKLKKLEKEEKEFRKKFKYDGEIQVLYQVTIISTLANKKWSSKALLLRPGETLDVIVKPVDNKLICRNEEGKFGYVLTSHIVVEDADIYDDISDGCIYDND from the exons ATG GACAACAAGTCTGATGTGAAGGCCATCATGGCTCGCTTCAACACGGGGGGAAATGCTACAGAGGGTATCTCCTCAGAAGGTCCAAAAGCTACAGTGCACCCCACCCTGTCCTCAGGACCCCCCATCCAGCCTAAGAAACATGCCCTGGAGACCAGCCTCTCAGGCAGCGCAGCCTCCACCGCACCCAAACCCAACTTCCTCAAGAGCACCATCTCCACCAAGAGCGCTCCAGAAGTCAGGGACTTTCCCAAAATCAAAGTTATCCCTAGTAAGTTTGGAAACACCCAAGAGGACAGCAAACCCTCCTTTGTCAAACAGTACCCCTATAAACTCAAACCACCTGGCCCAGAGATATCCCAGGATGCTGAGGTCAAAAGCCCTTTGCCCAAACTCCCTCTCCAGAAGCCATCTCTGAGCTTAACCTCGTCTGACACCAAGTCTGCCTTTCCCAAACCTCCCCTGGGTGTGGCCAAACCCTCCTGGGTCAAAGACAGCAGCCCCAAACCTGACGATAGTGGGGGTACCTCGAACTCCATCCCACCCAAAATACCCCCTTCCAAAAAAAACATAATCTCCATTGCAAAGATGAGTCTACAGACAGAGGATAGTGTGGATGGAGCAGTGGATTCTACAACCAAACCACTGGGAGCAGCTTCTATCCTCAAACCCTCCAACTTCAGGACTGCACAGAACATGTCCAACAGAGGAGATACCCTATCTGAGAATGGGGTAAAGGAAATAACCAAACTTCCCCTCACTTCCAGCGACTCTTGTCTTCCTATacctacagccagtaagacacccAGCTTCATTAAGAAGCCCCTGGGTCCCAGCTCCCCAGTCGTGGGGGTGAGCAACAGTAGCCCGCCCCCCCCCAAATTGAACCCCATGCCCAATTTCCTGGCAATAGGGACTGCGCCAGCCAAACCCAACCGGCCTCCTAGGGTGACCTTGGATAAGTTCAAGAAGGGCACAGAGGCTAGTACCGATG GTCCTGCTGGGTTAAAGAAGGGATCTGTTCCACCAAACCCTGCCTCTCACCCCAGTAACCATATGGCCCCACCCCTGCCCTCTCATCCCATGGCCCTTAGCCTGCCCCCGCGACCACCAGAAGCCAT AATCCAACCTGACCCAGATGAGAACTATGATGATGTGGGATTAATGAacaatcctccaccccctccctctggAGGACATCCTAGTCAAAAGACTAAG GACAGTGAAAGTGATGAAATGTATGAAGATCTTGACGAAAGATG GGGGGCAGTGGAATCAAAGgagcaggagaagaagagagagagggaggagaaaaaacGACAGGTGGAAAGGAAAGAACAGAAAGAACGTGAGAGGAAAGAACAAGAGGCCAAAAGGAAATTCAAA CTGACTGGTCCACTGAAGGTCATCCACAGGGTCCAGGCCAGAGTGGACAGTAAAGGGAGTAAGATGGACCTGGGGCTGAAGCAGGGAGAGTCTATTGACATCATGCGTGTTTTGGACAACCCAGAAGGACGCTGGCTAGGGAGGTCACAGGACGGCTCCT ATGGCTATGTGAAGACTGAGTCTGTTGAGATTGACTTTGACACCCTGAAGCGTCAGGGTGTGTCTATATCCAGTCATATGGAGCACGAACCGGAGGTATACGATGATGTGGCCTTTCAGAATGACCTCAGCAG TGGGATTAAGAGTGCAGGAA TGGTTCTTCCTTCCCCTCCTGATGAGGATAGTGACATATATGACGATCTTGACGATTCAAGCTTCAACGTCAG AGTATCCCCACCTTCCCAGTTTGACCAGACAGGAAATACTG TCAGTGATTCAGATATTTATGATGATGTTGACACCACTAACTTCCATCTGCCTCCACCTATTAGCAG TCTCCCACTAAGTAAAACCAAGGGTAAGGCTGAGGACAAATATCTTAAAAAGCTAAAGAAACTTGAAAAGGAAGAGAAGGAATTCAGAAAGAAGTTCAAG TATGATGGGGAAATCCAGGTACTCTATCAGGTGACCATCATTTCCACCTTGGCCAATAAGAAGTGGAGCAGTAAAGCTCTGTTGTTGAGACCTGGGGAGACTCTGGATGTCATCGTTAAGCCTGTAGACAACAAACTCATCTGCAGAAACGAGGAGGGCAAGT tcggCTACGTCTTGACCAGCCATATTGTAGTAGA AGATGCTGATATCTATGATGACATTAGTGATG GTTGCATATATGACAACGACTGA